acaCACTGGCTGGATAATAGCAACATCCCATTTGTTTGGTACATAGAGTAGTATTTGATAGCAGTTAGAACTAGAAGTGAGTTTTGACTCGGCAATGAACATCAACTCGAAAGGTCATAACTGAATCGAGTGGTCATAGCTTCATATCAACACATAACTCAGACTTTTGCATGAATCGTGTATTAATGTAAATGATAGAGATCCCTAACTCAAGCTAGAGTTCAGCTCTTGGAGAGGGTAAGGGGGCCCAGCAGGGGGACACAGCACAGACTTAATGTAGCCTCGTAGTGTATGTGGGTCCAGCAGCCAGTCAGTGTGTAACAGGGATTGTCCCTGTAACCCGTGTCCTCTCTGCCGGTTGGCTGTTGGCTCCACAGCTGCGCCGGGCCACCATCTCCAACCCCATTACTGGTGTACTGGAGACCGCCCACTATCGCATCAGCAAGAGGTAAGACCAGCAGGCAGGGATGGGCACAGCGCTGTACCCCTCCGCACACCGCATCCTCTCCCTCCGCTTGGGCAGGAACCTTGGCAAGAGCACAACAGCTAATCGGGAACTCTGCAATTTAAGCGTAGAGGGATTATAACGGATTTTAAATTGACAGTTTGTATGTTTGGGGAAATATTGCCTGAACAAGTAACATTCCTGTGAGATGGTAGACACTTTGGGTATATTGGAAGCTAGGTTGATTTTGAAGGTATAATTCAGTCCCTCTGGGCTCTTGCCAAGATGTCCCGCCACTGCTTTGATCATAACAAGAGGGAGGAACAGGAGACCAGTACCTGCTTGTTATGATGCCATTAACAGTAGTCGGGGTGCGACCAGGCCAGTTTTATAAATTCTACCTTTGGTAGCGTCTCATTTAAGTTTTGGCTGTGACCATTACAAGTTGCAAGTCATGTACTGCAATGGTTTTAGACCTGATGGTCCGCATGCCCTGGCCTAGCGTCAGTCTGTCTCTCATACAGTTGCTTGATCATTCAGTGATGTCtctatctctccgtctctcctcttcctctgtgtctctgtcctcctcacTGTGATCTGTGACTGTAATGTGAACCATCCGGGATACTAGCTAAGGCGTACCACTGTGCATGACCCCCAAACTGGGAAACTCACTACAGCCCATTACAGAGTCTCCAAGAGGTAAGGGGTCAAAGGTGACGGAGAGGGGCCTGCATGAGGCCCTGTCTGCCCTCCTCATCCCTACCTCTCACCCCCTTTTGTGAAACTTTACTTACGGATACACCTACctttccacctctctcctcctgctgCAATGACAtcacttcctctcctctccaacccATCAGATCGACATGACAACACAATCCATGCAGTGGCAAACGGCTGTTTTTCCTACTCTTTTTCTTTGAAAACAGGAGTTTTTCTGTTATCTGGGTGCAGGCTCTAGCGCATCTTACAGAATGATGTTTCAGTGTACGGGTGGAATCTCCTCTTGTAGAAAGGGGTCTGCCTGCCTATTTGTTCCCTTCAAGCCTGATTAATGTGGTGTGGCTATAGAGCGCCCCCTTGTGGAAATAGATTAACTGCAGTTGACCTGCTCAATGTGTTTATGAATTATCTTAGGGGCATTTAGTTATCAGGGTTCTCGGTTAGGCTCTAGATTATTCTTCTTGTTAGATGAATGGTTTAATTAAGCACTCTGATACAGAAAACGTTTTTGTAACCATACAGCTTATATAGCAGCTGATAGAGTATTTATATCTAAGGATGTGAGCCAGCATTCTGGCCGGACTCTAATGACAGTACTTCCAACATAACCCTGTCATCCAGTGAGGACACTCGCACATGTATACTTCAGAATTAATAGATTGAGGCAATTTTTAAGGCATTTCCTATTCATCTATTCATCTAACATTCATGTTAAATGAGGGAGTGTAAACAGCGACTGAGACGTGGGCCTGTCTGACTCAACATGTTTTGAAGTGAGGCTTGGCCCCTACCCAATGAAAGGATGAGATCTTGGTCTCCCCAGTCAACTCTGCTCCCTGCTGGACACTTACCAGCATCTTCTGTTACTCCATAGCTTTTCAATCTATATTTATACATTTCAAACAGCAAGGTCTGTAACAGAGGGACAGAAGGGACTGGGGTCTATTTGTTTAAATGAATAGCCCAAACTCATAAATGGTCACTTCCTCATAAATGCCCCCAACTTCCTTGGTGAGAAACGGTTCGTTTTTAATGTTTTTGCCCTGAGACTGGATAAATATGGAGTTCTCTTTCACCTGTTTCAACAAGCCTGTTTCCTTCTCCTACAGacataggatcttaatttgagccagtttgctacagcaagaaaacaattctgcagcaacaggaaatgtgaattatgtggATCATAATTGTAGGGGTCGAtgcatttttcgtaagggaaaatcaagtcttccgaagcatttttaaacctcaaatgcaCTACACGTTTTACATTTCCTGTATTGCAGGAAAgctctcctgcaacagggtgatcaaattaagatcctacatctgtatacccCTTCTAACCTAAAGTACTACCACATGCTGTCCATGCTGCTATCTTAACTGTTAACTGTGGACACACTAATCTAGAATAACATTTTACAGCTGCCTGACTGCAATTTTGATGCTAAATAAAGATGTATTTTACTACTCTGAAACTCTCCGTCTCTCATCACAGTGCATGGCTAACTGCCTACGAAGATCCAGTAGTGGACAAGATAAACCAGCGCATTGAGGATATCACTGGCTTGAATGTCAAGACTGCAGAGGAGCTACAGGTAACACAACCGAACATCAGGGTGGCTGAGGGACTTTAGTAGGACTGGAGCACTGGCAGGAGGGGATACCCTGGCAGTACATCTGTGTAGTTTAGCAACCAATGATGTGAATATACACTGGCGGGTAGGAGGAGCgtagggccagtaaccgaaaggttgctggatcgaatccccaagctgacgaggtaaaaatctgtcgtcctacccctgagcaaggcagttaatccactgttcgccgggcgccgaagacgtggatgtcgatttaaggcagcccccccccacctctctgattcagagtggttgggttaaatgtggaagacacatttcagttgaatgcattcaatcgtacaactgactaagtatccccctttccctttatacAGTATGCCTATTATAGCAACTGTATAAAAACTCAGTGCAAGCAATGAATGCAAAAGGAATCAATTTTACTGCTGTTTTCTACTTAGGAAGAGCCTACCAAAGTACTAGACGAGTGTCTCTAATGACAACACAGCATCTGTCACTGAGTTTGTCCTCTGTTCATCTCTCCTCAGGTGGCAAATTACGGCGTGGGCGGGCAATACGAGCCCCACTTTGACTTTGGACGGGTAAACAAggcttctctttctattctggtcagGGAACTATGACCTTTATGCTGTATGACTGAGAGCCAGTGGGTGACTGTTGATGGCTGGCACACGTGCATCAGCTGTTGCTAGTGGGTTCATATGTGGATGGCAGTTTTTCCTTGACTTCACTGTTAGTGTTATTGAACCTTTGTGTATGTTCCATGTCTTTGTAGAAAGATGAACCGGATGCATTTAAGGAGCTGGGCACCGGGAACCGTATCGCCACCTGGCTCATTTACGTTAGTATTAAGCAATTCACTATTTCAGCTCTAGTTCATAGATGTGGATACAATTTTGGGTCTTCCATTTTACCCATGTGTAAATCTAATTTCAAAGGTTCCATTTAAAAAGAAATGGGTTTCGATTAGGTtggaaaaaaataaaaagctcTCGTATTAAAGTGGTATGATGCGATGGCTTGACGAGGCTCTCTGTTGCAGATGAGTGACGTGCCTTCAGGGGGAGCCACTGTCTTTACTGATGTGGGAGCTGCAGTGTGGCCCAAAAAGGTGAAACACACAGCTGTGGTGTTCACTTTGAATAATTGTCCTGTTAAGTGCGTGATGGGGTTTATTTATTTGTCATGTTGATGCTAAATAAAGAGCTTTGTGTATGTGTAAACTTTTCAGGGAAGTGCAGTGTTCTGGTATAACCTGTTTGCCAGTGGAGAGGGTGACTACAGCACGCGGCACGCGGCCTGCCCAGTCCTAGTGGGCAACAAGTGGGGTGAGCCGACCTGTCTCTCATTACATCCTATTTCCAACACCCTGAGAACTTCAGGTCTGCCCCGAGGGCAGTGATACGGTTGTGTCAGGTCCGCTAACGGTTTGCTGCAGCAGTTAACAGTGGGTACTTGTTGGTCATGTCCTCCTGACTTAGTTTCCTCTTCCTTCTCCAGTGTCTAACAAGTGGATGCACGAGCGAGGCCAGGAGTTCAGAAGACGTTGCACTCTGAACGAGTCAGAATGATCAAACGGAATACGCttttctcctctcatccctcttccTGGACCCTCCTGACTCTTGGCTCTGTGGGCTGTGAAGTGCCCTCTGACCTCTCGTCCTGCTCTCCAAAACTCAGTGTTCACtgaggctctggctgctcatgtgaTGTCACATTTGTTTGTAGTtgaagtgtgtgtgagtggttcACCAGTGGGTCCGAAGCGCTTCGCTCCCAGTCTGTGCCTTCCGTCATGGGTTTTGCACAGCTGTCTTAACCTGAGGAACTTTTTTTATTTCATTCTCACCCTTAACAGGGACTTTGATACAAGATACTAAGTTAATTAGAGCAAGCAACACAGCTGCTTCTCCCTTTCAACTTCCTACACATTACATGTTTTGGTGTGCACTACTCTTTTCCTCTACCTGAAACACTCCTTTGAACCATCACTCCAATCCCTTCCTCCACTCCTTTGAACCATCACTCCAATCCCTTCCTCCACTCCTTTGAACCATCACTCCAATCCCTTCCTCCACTCCTTTGAACCatcactcccttcctcccccacTGCTTCCCAGCACACAGATGACCGAGACCAGTTATAAATGCACTGTcactgtccccctctccctcatcAACAGGTCAGAATCAGATGACCCCACATATCAGACCTTCAACTTCAATGGGGGGACAACCCAATGATCCTGTAATCAGGGGTTGATGTTGGCCAGAGCCACAAAAATGGATGTTCTAACAGGTGTCGGGTTGGACTGGGGCTAGATAGAGGGCTCATGGGAAGGATGGAGGTTTATTGGTTGGTTGCACTATGACAATCAGGGTTAGTTATTAGGATGATACTATATGCAGGCCAGGCTTCTAAATTATGACCGTTGTAGTTGTTTATGCGCCTTAAAATGTGGCAGTACTACCTGAGGTATTCGATAGGAAAGCATCAATGTGAGGGCAAAGACTTGTTCTAATATTACCATCAAAAAACATTAACATGCTTAGAGTTTTACACAGTACAGTATGCACAGGGTCTGGGCTATTATCACACTTGGGGCAGGTCTCAGAACAGTGACTATCTAATACAGTGTTTGATCCCTATTGCGGAAGGCAATGTTTGCATTCATGGTAAATGCTGCATATATCTACAATGCCATGTCTGCCACGGGGCAATAGCCCTGAGGTCATTCACTCCAGGGCAAACATTACTGCTGCACAGATAAACACTGACATTCAAAGCCACTGTGTCTGAGTCCCTCTGTTCCTCCCGTCTCTCCAACTCCTCTTTCTGCCTTGGTGAAATACAGCAGTCTAAGTGCTGACTCATCCGTTTTGTTACAGAAGCAAAGCTCCTACCTGATCATTCATTGGTCTGATAATCAAAGGATTTCATCATCTCTGAATGAAAGATGGTGCTAAGAATCAATAGGATTATTAATCCCATGCATCACTCCACAGTTTAAGCCTATGCTGACCCTGGGAAATCTGTTAGAGAATGTGGCTATATACACTCCAAAGCagaagaggctggtgggaggcgaTAGGACGGCTCATTACGATGTCTGGAATGGAAACAACGTGAGCCTATCCTCCCACCAGCCCCCTCTGCTCCAAGGTGCAGTCCTTATTTTATTTGAAATGTAATAATGGGATGTGTGGCCAGATATTGTACATGTGAGATTTAATGTTTTCTAAATAAATAAGTGTTCACTGAAGACTACAGTGTGAGCGAGTCAGTGTGACATTTGTCCAGACCAGACTCAATTGACTGGAACTGCAGAAGTATTCCTATATTACCTAGGGTACAATATTCATACCAACCAAACCCTGAAGCAGTTCTGGGGAAAAAAATATGGTATCTATTTTAATCTCTCCATGATTTGATAGAAAAGGCAATTTGTTAACTAGATTACAGAAAAGGAGTAGATGATTTTGGAGTGCAGAAAGGTGGTGCTGGCCACAGCCCTTCACTGTAATAGAAGGCTCTGTGGTAGTTGGCAGCTCAAGGCAGGGGCATCTTGTAGTCTGCAGGGTGGTTTCCCTCCCGGAGCTTTCCGAAGCAGCCACGTATCAGATCTACTGCAGTGTTGACCGTGGAGCTGATCTCATCCTCTGTCTTGCCTCTCTTTGGGTTCACCTCCACCATGTCCACTGcagacagcatccctgtggagacGAAACACAGCTCAACACACACTTGACTGACCACAGACACATTGGAGCAGCCtctactgtgtgtgagagacctctCACCTGTCTGACAGATGTGCTCTGTGATGTAGATTCCCTCTCTGTAGGTCAGCCCTCCCACTACTGGGGTTCCTGTGGCCGGGGAGATGGATGGGTCCAGGGCATCGATGTCATAGCTCAGATGGATGGGCTTCTTCACCCTGTTAAATCAAATCAGTGTTTTGCCAGCAGAACACGTCAATGCCCAATATTCACATTGATTTATCAGTGTCTGATGTAGTCTACCATTAATAGCAAGAAATTAAAACAAAATTGTTGCGGTTATACTTTGAGAAGATGTAGTCACACGTCTCCTCCATCACTTTGGATATTCCAAGGCGATCCACCTCGGTCATGGAGTAACCTTTGATACCCAGCAACATCAGGATATGGCTATAAATGGAAGAGTTTGTTTTAATTCTTCAGTAAACAAATGGATGTAGTGCAAGGTTATATAATACGATGTATGAGTCAGAATGAGAGGCAAAAACATACTGCTCTTCTGGGTCCACGTCTCTCAAGCCAATGTAGACTATGTCTTTGGCTGATACACATGGCTTTATCCAGGAGAAGTTGGGCAGAACTGGAATCTAATCAAAGAAAAGGAGACAAGTCCGCATCTAGAACTGTAGCTCACACCCATGTAGAATTTTGGGgcaggcaggtagcctcgtggttagagcgttgggccagtaaccgaaaaggttcccggatcgaatccccgagctgacaaggtagaaatgtgtcattctgcctctgaacaaggcagtaaacccacCTGTTCCccgttaggccgtcattgtaaataagaatttgttcttaactgacttgcctagttaaataaaaggttaaattaaatataTATTGTCACCACCTAAAATGTAAACATAACTGATATGACTATTCTCTATCAACATTTTTCCTTTTAAAATCAATTCCTAAAAAATGTATGATGACCAAGGACGTGCACAGGAAGAGGAAGTCTTACAGTAAATCCTCAAAACTAACTGACATTGCACAACTGTGTAAATACTGGTATTGCGAATACCAAGGTGTGGCTGATCTAACATTTTCAACTCTGTTGCAGGGCAAAACAACCACATTTTTTATGGTACAGTATTTTAAATATTAAACCTTGGGGATGCCTTTGCGGGGAATAGGATAGAGAGATCACCTTGGAATGCAGTTCATGGATGAGGTAAGACATGGGCTGTCCGTGGATATTGCCTGTAGGGGAGGTCAGGGGTGTGTTGATGTCTGCATGGGCGTCCACCCATACCACACTGAGGTCCTTCTTAGCTGCTGCATGCCCCTGGATCGAGCCTATCGCCAAACTGGACACAATCATGAGTGAATTCCATATCATATAGTCAGGAAAAACACCCTGCCCACAATCCTGTGAATTTTGGCTGGTTGTTGACACTGGGCTCTTGCTCTAATATGAGTGGATATGACACACACACCTGTGGTCTCCTCCCAGCATCACACAGGTGTGTCCGTCATTCTTCACGGCGTGGACGGCAGCAGACAGACGTTGGTTGGCGCTGCCCACCGCTCTGGGTCTCTTCACATTGCCTATGGGCTCATCGTTGGCCACCTCCTCAAACGTCACGTTGCCATAGTCTTTGACTGCACAGCCTGCGGAGGATGAGATTGGGCAACACAACAGTCACCAAAGGAAATGTATTAGTCAATGCACTTACAGTAATCTGGTGTCAAAATTAATCAAGGAAGAAGCTCTCAATGCATCACTTTGAAAAGAAAAGCCACACACTCTCATTAATAAGGTATCAATGGATCACCATAGTAATTACAATGTaccaactcattccatggagggcctagcgTCTGCCGGTTTGGTTTTTCCTTACAAGTAAGACCTAGGCAACCAGATGAGGGGAGGTCCTTACTAatttagtgaccttaattcatcaattaaGTATAAGAGAGGAGCAAAACACCCGCAGCCACTCGGCCCtcagtggaatgagtttgacatgtaCATGTTATAACCTAgtcccctcaaactcaactctggacctcgaagccagttccactgtattttcattgttcccctctaatcaggccccgtgtggctcagttggtagagcatggcgcttgcaacgccagggttgtgggttcgattcccacggggggccagtacaaaaaaaaagtatgaatgtatgtacttgtaagtcgctctggataagagcgtctgctaaatgacttaaatgtaaaatgtaaatgtaaatttagACCTGGAACACCAGGAGTGTGCAATTAATTAGCAGGTAGaatagaaaaccagcaggctccggacctcgtcgGGCAGGCCTGTGCAACTCCAGTCcccgggggcctgattggtgtcacactttcccCCCAACCCatgcaaacacagctgatttaaaataattgcattctaaactgaagatcatgattagttgattattggagtcaggtgtgttagctgggactggggcacaagtgtgacaccaatcagggccccgaggactggagttgcccaggtctgtcagagttgaatacccctgaccTAGTCCTTGCCTCTAAGCTTATTTGCAATGTAAAACAACTCCTCCATTTTGCCTAGATGCAAAATGTTGAATCCTCCCCATTTTGCCAATGCAAATGAGCTCTCTCGAAGTTTAAATAAATTACTTATTTTACTGTGTTTGTTACTATGTTAGTGATTGAGATGTCTGTCTGCTATTCTCTCTATAGAGCACACAGACAGGCTAAGCATTGACAGAGCACTTGTCCCCCCCAAAGTGCCCTCAACTGTTGctggtgggtgagtgagtgagcaCACTTTCACTGGCATGCATACTGTGTGCAGGAGGCTACCATTGTCATaacccaaacacacagacacacatggaagGGGGAGTTATGCAAGGTCAGGAGAGCTAGGCCTATCAGATCCCTTGTGCTGTGTGCCATGAATAAAACAGAGAGGGTGCCTAGGATGTCTCTGATCTCACGTGATCACACACATGGGCAGAAGCTGACAcggggacacagacagacagatcttgCTCACGTCTTAATCCATTTGGATCACACAGATCCCTCAGTCCCTCTCCTGCCTTCCCAGGAAGACTTCTTATGACTAAACACTTCAGAGGACAGGTCAGTCTCACTGGTAGTCTTTCCAAAGGACATCACTCCTGTCGGTGATACGCTGGTCATGATCTCAAGTTTAAGTTCAGGTGTATTTTTCCCCAAAAGGATTCTCTTTGTACCCTAGCCTATGTTTTGTCACTCATTCATATGGTTCAGAACTGCCCTGGAATTTAAGCAAAGGAGGCTTGtgtgaggagctataggaggatgagctcattgtaatggctggaatggaatttatGGATCTGTATCAAATACGTCAAACATATggaaaacacatcaaacatatggaaacccccacattgactcgatacaggtacccctgtatatagcctcgttattgttatttaattGTGTTACTTTAACAAAAAACTTTTATTTTGTCAATATTTTCTttactcttatttttcttaaaacttaaTTACTGGT
This genomic stretch from Salvelinus namaycush isolate Seneca chromosome 4, SaNama_1.0, whole genome shotgun sequence harbors:
- the LOC120046165 gene encoding arginase-1-like, with amino-acid sequence MVLIKSSRGLQLAFRIYKRSHHHSVGIIGAPFSKGQPRDGVEKGPDLIRSAGLVEKLRAQGCAVKDYGNVTFEEVANDEPIGNVKRPRAVGSANQRLSAAVHAVKNDGHTCVMLGGDHSLAIGSIQGHAAAKKDLSVVWVDAHADINTPLTSPTGNIHGQPMSYLIHELHSKIPVLPNFSWIKPCVSAKDIVYIGLRDVDPEEHHILMLLGIKGYSMTEVDRLGISKVMEETCDYIFSKVKKPIHLSYDIDALDPSISPATGTPVVGGLTYREGIYITEHICQTGMLSAVDMVEVNPKRGKTEDEISSTVNTAVDLIRGCFGKLREGNHPADYKMPLP